Proteins from one Larus michahellis unplaced genomic scaffold, bLarMic1.1 SCAFFOLD_309, whole genome shotgun sequence genomic window:
- the LOC141736797 gene encoding 2-acylglycerol O-acyltransferase 2-B-like translates to MPLRFAPLRLPLRRRLQTAAVLQWVFSFLALGQLCVLLFALALRGPLWLPALLYGLWVVTDRDTPRRGGRPSAWVRSWPVWNHFRDYFPIT, encoded by the exons atgcCGCTTCGCTTcgcccccctccgcctcccccttCGGCGGCGGCTGCAGACGGCGGCGGTTCTGCAGTGGGTCTTCTCCTTCCTGGCCCTgg GCCAGCTGTGCGTCCTGCTCTTCGCCCTGGCCCTGCGGGGACCCCTCTGGCTGCCGGCGCTGCTCTACGGGCTGTGGGTGGTGACGGACCGCGACACCCCCCGCCGGGGGGGGCGACCCTCCGCCTGGGTGCGCTCCTGGCCCGTCTGGAACCACTTTCGAGACTATTTCCCCATCACG